A window of Brachybacterium fresconis contains these coding sequences:
- a CDS encoding DNA polymerase Y family protein, with protein MNTASRTKPPTDACTTTDARTATTPAATRTVAVTVPDWPLVAALDRHQRRTADEPPDSATPRSEIPGGAPSADPPADPPADPVVDPARDPVLLLDQHRVTHASAAAQGTGALPGMTRRAARAACPEALVLEADREHESALFELVAAAVDTIAAGVDVLRPGVLLMSARGPARHQGGEEVLAERVLDAVAELTGWDCAVGIADGPFAALLASPPGRIVREGRSADYLAPHPIATLRSAPVGPGWGHRGQPSATRPERRLDLTETVDLLQRLGITTLGELAALPSAAVADRFGPDVATLHLLARGEEPAPPATHHPTQPILAETTLETPLVRTDQAAFIARPLAEELHAMLLDRGLVCTRLRIVARTEGGEEMERTWRHDGALSVADVVDRIRWQCDGWITRSRLAGPATGAITRIGLHPLQLAPAGEGAPALWGSAGEAAVRASRAFARAQGLAGEDAVQVPALVGGRLLADEVQLVPWRGEKPTRRDGPWPGSLPRPVPATVFRELPPVVLEDAAGRPVVVTARGLLSASPARLLVTAPGAPVLQRLGLRAGSAHPVLAHGAPAVIDERWWTPHGARSARLQLVVRSAREEETAVLALSRRGSWMLEGLYD; from the coding sequence CCGCTGGTGGCCGCGCTGGATCGCCACCAGCGCCGCACGGCCGACGAGCCCCCCGACAGCGCGACCCCCCGCAGCGAGATCCCTGGCGGCGCCCCGTCGGCCGACCCACCCGCTGACCCGCCCGCCGACCCGGTCGTCGACCCGGCCCGTGACCCCGTGCTCCTGCTCGACCAGCACCGCGTCACCCATGCGAGCGCCGCTGCCCAGGGGACCGGGGCGCTGCCGGGCATGACCCGCCGCGCCGCCCGTGCCGCCTGCCCCGAGGCGCTGGTGCTGGAGGCCGACAGGGAGCACGAGTCGGCCCTGTTCGAGCTGGTCGCCGCCGCGGTGGACACGATCGCGGCGGGGGTGGACGTGCTGCGCCCCGGGGTGCTGCTGATGTCGGCCCGCGGACCGGCTCGCCACCAGGGCGGGGAGGAGGTGCTGGCCGAGCGGGTCCTCGATGCCGTCGCCGAGCTCACCGGCTGGGACTGCGCCGTGGGGATCGCCGACGGTCCCTTCGCGGCGCTGCTGGCCTCCCCGCCCGGGCGGATCGTGCGCGAGGGCCGCAGCGCCGACTATCTCGCCCCGCACCCGATCGCCACCCTGCGCAGCGCGCCCGTCGGCCCCGGCTGGGGGCATCGCGGCCAGCCCTCGGCGACCCGTCCCGAGCGCCGGCTGGACCTCACCGAGACGGTCGACCTGCTGCAGCGGCTCGGCATCACCACCCTGGGGGAGCTCGCGGCCCTGCCGTCGGCCGCGGTCGCCGACCGCTTCGGCCCCGACGTCGCGACCCTGCATCTGCTGGCCCGCGGCGAGGAGCCCGCCCCGCCCGCGACGCACCATCCCACCCAGCCGATCCTCGCCGAGACCACGCTGGAGACCCCGCTGGTGCGCACCGACCAAGCGGCCTTCATCGCCCGCCCGCTGGCCGAGGAGCTGCACGCGATGCTCCTCGACCGCGGACTGGTGTGCACCCGGCTGCGGATCGTGGCCCGCACCGAGGGCGGCGAGGAGATGGAGCGCACCTGGCGGCACGACGGGGCGCTGAGCGTCGCCGACGTCGTGGACCGCATCCGCTGGCAGTGCGACGGCTGGATCACCCGCTCGCGGCTCGCCGGCCCCGCGACCGGCGCGATCACCCGGATCGGTCTGCACCCGCTGCAGCTCGCCCCGGCGGGGGAGGGCGCCCCGGCCCTGTGGGGCAGCGCCGGGGAGGCCGCCGTGCGGGCCTCGCGCGCCTTCGCCCGAGCGCAGGGCCTGGCGGGGGAGGACGCCGTCCAGGTCCCCGCCCTCGTCGGCGGGCGTCTGCTGGCCGATGAGGTGCAGCTCGTGCCCTGGCGCGGTGAGAAGCCCACCCGACGGGACGGCCCCTGGCCGGGCTCCCTGCCGCGCCCCGTGCCCGCCACGGTGTTCCGCGAGCTGCCGCCGGTGGTGCTCGAGGATGCCGCCGGCCGCCCCGTCGTGGTCACCGCCCGCGGGCTGCTCAGCGCCTCACCGGCTCGCCTGCTGGTCACCGCCCCCGGCGCCCCGGTCCTGCAGCGCCTCGGGCTGCGGGCCGGGTCCGCGCATCCGGTGCTCGCCCACGGCGCCCCCGCCGTGATCGACGAGCGCTGGTGGACGCCGCACGGCGCCCGCTCCGCGAGGCTGCAGCTGGTGGTGCGCTCGGCGCGCGAGGAGGAGACCGCCGTGCTGGCGCTGTCGCGCAGGGGGAGCTGGATGCTGGAGGGGCTCTATGACTAG
- a CDS encoding error-prone DNA polymerase, whose amino-acid sequence MAGWFLGPPAWKDIEAILSDRPAELVSPPIVVEHTGKTADDAYRPARTVEYAELHAHSHFSFLDGASSPEDMAEQAARLGLGAITLVDHDGLPGAVRFARAAGEQGIATVFGAELTLGLEPGAGSASGTPVTSAPRTGVPDPAGEHLLVLVRDETGYRQLSSTIARAHLDSGEKAAPRYRLAELTRLARTGHWQILTGCRKGSVTRAVAPHLAAGDLDAAAHAAASAIARLLDLFGTGNVAVELVAGGGGEADELHDALAQGARLVREDHGLDAVSLPLVATTNAHYARPADKRLADTHAALRAGVPLAEADPYLSSRPAHLRSGEEMAQLLPRYPGAIAQAARLGRDCAVDLRLLAPDLPPFPVPAGHDEASWLIELVEIEGRERYGPRPTAGRPERIPGAWAQIDHELQVITDLHFPGYFLIVHEIVDFCAGAGILAQGRGSAANSAVCYALGITAVEPVGHQLLFERFLAPERDGPPDIDIDIASDRREEVIQHVYDRYGRENAAQVANVITYRAKLAVRDAARALGYDTGAQDAFSKRIERSFSSLADADVPDDVVALAKQLRDAPRHLGIHSGGMVLADRPVIEVCPVQWAAMADRSVLQWDKDDCADAGLVKFDLLGLGMLTALDHALRIIAEHHGQHFELRTLPQEDPAVYDMLCAGDSIGVFQVESRAQISTLPRLRPREFYDLVVEVALIRPGPIQGGSVHPYIRRRAGEEEVTFLHPLLEKSLGRTLGIPLFQEQLMQMVVDVADFSPAQADQLRRAMGSKRSTQKMLELSDALFAGMARHGITGEDAEAVHRKLLAFANYGFPESHAYSFAYLVYASSYLKCHYPAAFTAALLRSQPMGFYSPQSLVADARRHGVLTRGPDVLISRARSDLETDAEHAGYRIGEEPREQVRGEAAARGPAIRLGLDQVRTISTETAEQVVAERERGGPFTSVPDLARRVRLTARQLEALATAGALDALASSRRQALWAAGAAAQESPETLPHLAVGAQAPMLPGMSEAELATADSWATGITLDDHPMVLVREELTADGVLSIAGTREAEDSTRIRVGGVITHRQRPATAGNVTFLSLEDETGILNVVCSQGFWVRHRALLRTARAIVLRGIVENRSGAVNLVADDVAPLDLAAAGRSRDFQ is encoded by the coding sequence ATGGCCGGCTGGTTCCTGGGTCCGCCCGCATGGAAGGACATCGAGGCGATCCTCTCGGATCGTCCCGCCGAGCTGGTCTCCCCGCCGATCGTCGTCGAGCACACCGGGAAGACCGCTGACGACGCGTACCGTCCCGCCCGCACCGTCGAGTACGCCGAGCTGCACGCCCACTCGCACTTCAGCTTCCTCGACGGCGCCTCGAGCCCCGAGGACATGGCAGAGCAGGCCGCCCGGCTGGGGCTGGGGGCGATCACCCTGGTCGACCACGACGGCCTTCCCGGGGCGGTGCGCTTCGCCCGCGCCGCGGGGGAGCAGGGCATCGCCACCGTGTTCGGCGCCGAGCTCACCCTGGGGCTGGAGCCCGGGGCCGGCAGTGCGAGCGGCACCCCCGTGACCTCCGCGCCGCGGACCGGCGTCCCCGATCCGGCCGGGGAGCACCTGCTGGTGCTGGTGCGTGATGAGACCGGGTACCGGCAGCTGTCGTCCACGATCGCCCGCGCCCACCTCGACAGCGGGGAGAAGGCCGCTCCCCGCTACCGGCTCGCCGAGCTGACCCGTCTGGCCCGCACCGGGCACTGGCAGATCCTCACCGGCTGCCGCAAGGGGTCCGTCACCCGCGCCGTCGCCCCGCACCTGGCCGCCGGGGACCTCGACGCCGCCGCCCACGCCGCGGCGAGCGCCATCGCCCGCTTGCTGGACCTGTTCGGGACGGGGAACGTGGCCGTCGAGCTGGTCGCCGGCGGCGGGGGAGAGGCCGACGAGCTGCACGACGCCCTCGCCCAGGGCGCGCGCCTGGTCCGCGAGGACCACGGGCTCGACGCGGTCTCCCTGCCGCTGGTGGCGACGACGAACGCGCACTACGCACGACCGGCCGACAAGCGCCTCGCCGACACCCATGCCGCCCTGCGCGCCGGGGTGCCGCTGGCAGAGGCCGATCCGTACCTGTCCTCCCGTCCGGCGCATCTGCGCAGCGGGGAGGAGATGGCCCAGCTGCTGCCGCGCTATCCCGGCGCGATCGCCCAGGCGGCGCGGCTGGGCCGGGACTGCGCGGTGGATCTGCGCCTGCTGGCCCCGGACCTGCCGCCGTTCCCGGTGCCCGCCGGGCACGACGAGGCGAGCTGGCTGATCGAGCTGGTGGAGATCGAGGGCCGGGAGCGCTACGGGCCCCGCCCCACCGCGGGCCGCCCCGAGCGCATCCCCGGGGCATGGGCGCAGATCGACCACGAGCTGCAGGTCATCACCGATCTGCACTTCCCCGGCTACTTCCTCATCGTCCACGAGATCGTCGACTTCTGCGCCGGGGCGGGGATCCTCGCCCAGGGCCGGGGATCCGCGGCGAACAGCGCCGTCTGCTACGCGCTGGGCATCACGGCGGTGGAGCCCGTCGGCCACCAGCTGCTGTTCGAGCGCTTCCTGGCCCCGGAGCGGGACGGGCCGCCGGACATCGACATCGACATCGCCTCGGACCGCCGCGAGGAGGTGATCCAGCACGTCTACGACCGCTATGGCCGGGAGAACGCCGCGCAGGTCGCCAACGTCATCACCTACCGGGCGAAGCTCGCGGTCCGGGACGCCGCCCGGGCGCTGGGCTACGACACCGGCGCGCAGGACGCGTTCTCGAAGCGGATCGAGCGCTCCTTCAGCTCCCTGGCCGACGCCGACGTCCCCGACGACGTCGTCGCCCTCGCGAAGCAGCTGCGCGACGCCCCGCGCCACCTGGGCATCCACTCCGGGGGCATGGTGCTCGCGGACCGGCCGGTGATCGAGGTGTGTCCTGTGCAGTGGGCGGCGATGGCGGACCGGTCCGTGCTGCAGTGGGACAAGGACGACTGCGCCGACGCGGGCCTGGTGAAGTTCGATCTGCTGGGGCTGGGGATGCTCACCGCGCTGGACCACGCGCTGCGGATCATCGCCGAGCACCACGGCCAGCACTTCGAGCTGCGCACCCTGCCGCAGGAGGACCCGGCCGTCTACGACATGCTGTGCGCCGGGGACAGCATCGGCGTGTTCCAGGTGGAGTCCCGCGCCCAGATCTCCACCCTGCCGCGCCTCAGGCCCCGCGAGTTCTACGACCTGGTGGTGGAGGTGGCGCTGATCCGGCCCGGACCGATCCAGGGCGGGTCCGTCCACCCCTACATCCGGCGCCGCGCCGGCGAGGAGGAGGTCACCTTCCTCCATCCGCTGCTGGAGAAGTCCCTGGGCCGCACCCTGGGGATCCCGCTGTTCCAGGAGCAGCTGATGCAGATGGTGGTCGACGTCGCCGACTTCAGCCCCGCTCAGGCCGACCAGCTGCGCCGGGCGATGGGATCCAAGCGTTCCACCCAGAAGATGCTCGAGCTCTCCGATGCGCTGTTCGCCGGGATGGCCCGCCACGGCATCACCGGCGAGGACGCCGAGGCGGTCCACCGCAAGCTGCTGGCCTTCGCCAACTACGGTTTCCCCGAGTCCCACGCCTACTCCTTCGCGTACCTGGTGTACGCGAGCTCGTACCTGAAGTGCCACTACCCGGCCGCGTTCACCGCGGCGCTGCTGCGCTCCCAGCCGATGGGCTTCTACTCCCCGCAGTCGCTGGTCGCGGATGCTCGCCGGCACGGCGTGCTCACCCGCGGCCCCGACGTGCTGATCAGCCGCGCCCGCAGCGATCTGGAGACCGACGCGGAGCACGCCGGCTACCGGATCGGGGAGGAGCCCCGCGAGCAGGTCCGGGGCGAGGCGGCCGCGCGGGGCCCCGCGATCCGACTGGGCCTGGACCAGGTGCGCACGATCAGCACCGAGACCGCCGAGCAGGTCGTCGCCGAGCGGGAGCGGGGCGGCCCCTTCACCTCGGTCCCGGACCTGGCCCGACGGGTGCGGCTGACCGCCCGGCAGCTCGAGGCCCTGGCCACGGCCGGGGCGCTCGATGCGCTCGCGAGCTCCCGTCGGCAGGCGCTGTGGGCCGCGGGCGCCGCCGCCCAGGAGTCGCCGGAGACCCTGCCGCATCTCGCGGTCGGGGCCCAGGCGCCGATGCTGCCGGGGATGAGCGAGGCGGAGCTGGCCACCGCGGACTCCTGGGCCACCGGCATCACCCTGGATGATCATCCGATGGTCCTGGTGCGCGAGGAGCTCACGGCCGACGGGGTGCTCTCGATCGCCGGCACCCGCGAGGCCGAGGACTCCACCCGGATCCGGGTGGGCGGCGTGATCACGCATCGGCAGCGACCCGCCACCGCCGGGAACGTCACCTTCCTCAGCCTCGAGGACGAGACCGGGATCCTCAACGTGGTGTGCTCGCAGGGGTTCTGGGTGCGCCACCGGGCGCTGCTGCGCACCGCCCGGGCGATCGTGCTGCGCGGGATCGTGGAGAACCGCAGCGGGGCGGTGAACCTCGTGGCCGACGACGTGGCGCCCCTGGACCTGGCCGCCGCCGGCCGGTCCCGGGACTTCCAGTGA